A window of the Halolamina sp. CBA1230 genome harbors these coding sequences:
- the wecB gene encoding non-hydrolyzing UDP-N-acetylglucosamine 2-epimerase produces the protein MNVCSVVGVRPEFVMAAPVIDELAAAGHDPTLVHTGQHHDDALSAAFFDELSLPQPDHHLGVGSAPRGEQIARAVERLVPLLAARDPDAALVYGDTTSTLAGAMAAVATDTPLAHVEAGLRSADWRMPEERARVVVDHLADLRLAPTSDALAALDAEGVTGGVRDVGDVRADAVAAVRDSDPDGLPAPRSPYVLATVHRAATTDDAATLRGVLTGLARVEAPVVLPIHPRTADRLRAFDDADWAAEQVRLIDPVGYAEFLTLLADAAAVATDSGGVQREAAYLGTPCVTLRDRTEWRETVRDGRNVLAGTEPAEITAAVEEAVAEPSREPDVPTGAAAAIVAAIEEWRGVEVPEVS, from the coding sequence ATGAACGTCTGCTCGGTGGTTGGCGTCCGGCCGGAGTTCGTGATGGCGGCGCCGGTGATCGACGAACTCGCCGCGGCCGGCCACGACCCGACGCTCGTCCACACCGGTCAGCACCACGACGACGCGCTCTCGGCGGCGTTTTTCGATGAGCTCTCCCTCCCACAGCCGGACCACCACCTCGGCGTCGGGTCGGCCCCCCGCGGGGAGCAGATCGCCCGCGCCGTCGAGCGACTCGTGCCGCTGCTGGCTGCCCGGGACCCCGACGCGGCGCTCGTCTACGGCGACACGACGTCGACGCTGGCGGGCGCGATGGCGGCCGTCGCCACCGACACGCCGCTGGCTCACGTCGAGGCGGGGCTGCGCAGCGCGGACTGGCGGATGCCCGAGGAGCGGGCCCGCGTCGTCGTCGACCACCTCGCGGACCTGCGCCTCGCGCCCACGAGCGACGCGCTCGCCGCGCTCGACGCGGAGGGGGTAACGGGGGGCGTCCGAGACGTCGGGGACGTCCGGGCGGACGCGGTCGCGGCGGTCCGCGACAGCGACCCCGACGGGCTCCCGGCGCCGAGGTCGCCGTACGTGCTCGCGACGGTCCACCGCGCGGCGACGACCGACGACGCGGCGACGCTCCGGGGCGTGCTGACGGGGCTGGCCCGCGTTGAGGCGCCGGTCGTGCTGCCGATCCACCCGCGGACCGCCGACCGACTGCGGGCGTTCGACGACGCGGACTGGGCCGCCGAGCAGGTCCGGTTGATCGACCCCGTCGGCTACGCCGAGTTCCTCACGCTGCTCGCCGACGCCGCCGCGGTCGCAACGGATTCGGGCGGCGTCCAGCGCGAGGCGGCGTATCTCGGCACGCCGTGTGTGACGCTGCGCGACCGGACCGAGTGGCGCGAGACGGTGCGTGACGGTCGGAACGTGCTCGCCGGAACCGAGCCCGCCGAAATCACGGCGGCGGTCGAGGAAGCCGTCGCCGAGCCGTCGCGCGAACCGGACGTCCCCACGGGTGCGGCGGCGGCGATCGTGGCGGCGATCGAGGAGTGGCGCGGCGTTGAGGTGCCGGAGGTCAGCTGA
- a CDS encoding molybdopterin-synthase adenylyltransferase MoeB, protein MSDLDLDSTQLDRYSRHIIMDDVGPEGQSDLLDAEVLVLGAGGLGSPIIQYLAAAGVGTLGIADDDEVELSNLQRQTIHGNDDVGRKKVDSAAEFVENLNPDVTVRKHEMRVEPENIEELIDGYDFVVDGTDNFRTRYLVNDACTLAGIPFSHGSIFRFEGQVTTFTDADDSPCYRCMFPEAPPEGMVPNCATAGVLGVLPGTVGNIQATEAVKYVLDEGELLDGEMVFYDAANMEFDKVEITKKADCPVCGDDPIGSIHEVEYTASCAISREDDPEASAD, encoded by the coding sequence ATGAGCGATCTCGATCTCGACTCCACACAGCTGGACCGCTACTCCCGGCACATCATCATGGACGACGTGGGGCCGGAGGGCCAGAGCGATCTGCTCGACGCCGAGGTGCTGGTGCTCGGCGCGGGCGGGCTGGGCTCGCCGATCATCCAGTACCTCGCGGCGGCGGGGGTCGGTACGCTCGGCATCGCGGACGACGACGAGGTCGAACTGTCGAACCTCCAGCGCCAGACGATCCACGGGAACGACGACGTGGGGCGGAAGAAAGTCGACAGCGCGGCAGAGTTCGTCGAGAACCTCAACCCCGACGTGACCGTCCGGAAACACGAGATGCGCGTCGAACCGGAGAACATCGAGGAGCTCATCGACGGGTACGACTTCGTCGTCGACGGGACGGACAACTTCCGGACGCGCTACCTCGTCAACGACGCCTGTACGCTTGCGGGGATCCCGTTTTCCCACGGCTCGATCTTCCGGTTCGAGGGGCAGGTGACGACGTTCACCGACGCCGACGACTCGCCGTGTTACCGCTGTATGTTCCCGGAGGCGCCGCCGGAGGGGATGGTCCCCAACTGCGCGACTGCGGGCGTGCTCGGCGTCCTCCCCGGCACCGTCGGCAACATCCAGGCCACCGAGGCCGTGAAGTACGTGCTCGACGAGGGCGAACTGCTGGACGGCGAGATGGTGTTCTACGACGCCGCCAACATGGAGTTCGACAAGGTCGAGATCACGAAGAAAGCGGACTGCCCGGTCTGTGGCGACGACCCGATCGGCTCGATCCACGAGGTGGAGTACACCGCCTCCTGTGCCATCTCGCGGGAGGACGACCCCGAGGCCTCGGCGGACTGA
- a CDS encoding nucleotidyltransferase domain-containing protein: protein MDTEGEHSIELHVPFPFGEEQVFRYGAMEDVLELLTRNPFREFTVRQLREITDNGSKTTTRAVDLLQQLDLVTVDESGRSRNVQLNRDSVTIPDEPLFAVPQDEFREPIREYTDRARTKVPSFSALLVFGSVARGEADRQSDIDIWILIDDDEDLLQARRTATDIASNLGEQRFGKQGNRYEFEVLVESVPSALDHANAEASIDEVLAEGIVIEDSEALERVKDLTSSHP, encoded by the coding sequence ATGGACACTGAGGGAGAGCACAGCATAGAGCTACACGTTCCCTTCCCCTTCGGCGAAGAGCAGGTGTTCCGGTACGGGGCAATGGAGGACGTCCTCGAGCTGCTTACTCGCAACCCATTTCGTGAGTTCACCGTCCGTCAACTCCGCGAAATCACGGATAACGGCTCGAAGACGACGACGCGAGCGGTCGACCTACTCCAGCAGTTGGATCTAGTTACCGTCGACGAAAGCGGGCGCAGTCGGAACGTGCAACTGAACCGCGACAGTGTGACAATCCCGGATGAACCGCTGTTCGCAGTACCACAGGATGAGTTCCGTGAGCCGATACGAGAGTACACTGATCGAGCTCGAACGAAGGTACCGTCGTTTTCAGCCCTGTTGGTGTTCGGGAGCGTCGCCCGGGGTGAGGCAGACAGGCAGTCCGACATCGACATTTGGATCCTGATCGATGACGACGAGGATCTCCTGCAAGCCCGGCGTACGGCGACGGACATCGCCAGCAACCTCGGGGAACAGCGGTTCGGCAAACAAGGGAACCGATACGAGTTTGAGGTGCTTGTTGAATCCGTACCGTCGGCACTGGATCACGCCAACGCCGAAGCCAGCATCGACGAAGTGCTGGCAGAGGGAATCGTAATCGAGGACTCAGAAGCCTTGGAGCGGGTCAAGGACTTGACCTCCTCCCACCCCTGA
- a CDS encoding RNA-guided endonuclease TnpB family protein, giving the protein MKRVNEFEVHPRTPEQREALLELLDASAALWNELTYNRRQAFFDGNSVWRATNPSDRYKDVLGSATAQQIPRKNSEAWRSFFALNEKYYDGNRGGKPSPPGYWGNEDDGRELRTYIRNDQYTLQWGNRSRLEIPVGKALKDEYDITGRLRLEACGDPKWRGEQGRLELVYDEARDRFRALQPVTVPDSRRDSPLASHEAALDVGANNLVACTTTAGQQFLYEGRSLFERFRDTTEEIAHYQSKLDDQRRTSKRIDRLYRQRTERRNHAQDALVRDLVERLYKEGVCRVYVGDLEDVLETHWKCVVNEKTHNFWAFSRFTDRLECVCEEYGIEVVERSESWTTRECPECGEREETHRNGDVFRCTACGFEGHSDLKASRVFLDRETGSEGGPMARPVRFEWDNHEWRPATTAPPVRRANPKEERTDRSTHHEVGKVASWSSA; this is encoded by the coding sequence ATGAAGCGCGTCAACGAGTTCGAGGTACACCCGCGCACACCCGAACAGCGTGAGGCACTCCTCGAACTCCTCGACGCGTCAGCCGCACTCTGGAACGAACTCACCTACAACCGCCGCCAAGCCTTCTTCGACGGCAATTCGGTCTGGCGCGCCACCAATCCCAGCGACCGCTACAAGGACGTACTGGGCAGTGCAACAGCCCAGCAAATCCCCCGCAAGAACAGTGAGGCGTGGCGGTCGTTCTTCGCCCTTAACGAGAAATACTACGACGGCAATCGCGGCGGGAAGCCATCGCCACCCGGCTACTGGGGCAACGAGGACGACGGCAGAGAGCTGCGGACGTACATCCGCAACGACCAGTACACCCTCCAGTGGGGCAACCGAAGCCGCCTCGAAATTCCCGTCGGAAAGGCATTGAAAGACGAGTACGACATCACCGGCAGACTCCGCCTCGAAGCCTGCGGCGACCCGAAGTGGCGTGGGGAACAAGGTCGGTTGGAACTGGTGTACGACGAGGCCCGCGACAGGTTCAGGGCACTTCAACCCGTCACAGTTCCCGATTCTCGACGGGATTCACCACTGGCCTCCCACGAGGCCGCCTTGGACGTGGGTGCGAACAACCTCGTCGCCTGCACCACTACAGCTGGCCAGCAGTTCCTCTACGAGGGCCGCAGTCTCTTCGAGCGGTTCCGCGACACCACCGAGGAGATCGCCCACTACCAGTCCAAACTGGACGATCAGCGGCGGACGAGCAAGCGCATCGACCGCCTGTACCGACAGCGGACGGAGCGGCGAAACCACGCGCAGGACGCGTTGGTGCGTGATCTCGTCGAACGGCTGTACAAGGAGGGCGTCTGTCGGGTGTACGTCGGCGATCTGGAGGACGTACTGGAGACGCACTGGAAGTGCGTGGTGAACGAGAAGACCCACAACTTCTGGGCGTTCTCACGGTTCACCGACCGCCTCGAGTGCGTGTGCGAGGAATACGGCATCGAGGTCGTCGAGAGGTCGGAGTCGTGGACGACACGAGAGTGTCCGGAGTGCGGCGAGCGCGAGGAGACGCACCGGAACGGGGACGTGTTCCGGTGTACGGCGTGTGGATTCGAGGGACACAGCGATTTGAAGGCGAGCCGCGTGTTCCTCGACCGCGAGACTGGTAGTGAAGGTGGGCCGATGGCCCGGCCCGTGCGCTTCGAGTGGGACAATCACGAGTGGCGGCCCGCCACAACCGCCCCGCCTGTCCGGCGGGCAAATCCCAAAGAGGAACGCACAGACCGGAGTACCCACCACGAGGTGGGAAAAGTTGCCTCCTGGAGTTCGGCCTAG
- a CDS encoding desampylase: MIEFAREAYDDVVYAGYDGAPEEACGVLAGEYGEAESTVLEAHPTENAADTPEIRYYIDPEEQLAVIEEIEDSGLDVVGFYHTHPAGPTQPSETDAERAAWPGYSYAICAFDGYPYLGSWRWQGDEEGFEQEVVRVVDR; the protein is encoded by the coding sequence ATGATCGAGTTCGCACGCGAGGCGTACGACGACGTCGTCTACGCGGGGTACGACGGCGCCCCGGAGGAGGCCTGCGGCGTCCTCGCCGGCGAGTACGGCGAGGCGGAGAGCACCGTTCTCGAGGCCCATCCGACCGAGAACGCCGCCGACACGCCCGAGATCCGGTACTACATCGACCCGGAGGAACAGCTAGCGGTCATCGAGGAGATCGAAGATTCGGGGCTGGATGTCGTCGGGTTCTACCACACCCACCCCGCCGGCCCCACCCAGCCCAGCGAGACCGACGCCGAGCGGGCGGCGTGGCCGGGCTACTCCTACGCGATCTGTGCGTTCGACGGCTACCCCTACCTCGGCTCGTGGCGCTGGCAGGGCGACGAGGAGGGGTTCGAGCAGGAGGTCGTTCGCGTGGTCGACCGCTAG
- a CDS encoding DUF354 domain-containing protein produces MRVLFDVTHPALVHLFAPAATALEDRSHDVSVAAREKDVTTELLDAADLPYVVASRAGSGPLSRVGELIERTRGLTEIAREVRPDVVVSQVDPAAVHAARRVGARAVVFDDSEHERVAAALTHRFADVVCTPAGFDRDVPNQRRYDGFHELAALHPDRFAPAPDALRDHGVDPGSPYAVVRFVSWSAHHDIGRGGFSLAGKRRLVDRLADHGSVYVTSEAPLPDDLAEYAAPVPPEAMHDLLAFADCYVGDSQTMATEAAVLGTPAVRTNAFVGDGDMSNFRELEQEYGLLRSFAEEADAVDCAVQFLRSPPTETMERRRQRLLDAKTDVTAFLIDVIEEQAASAGVDTGEKSEPATDPAADGDRPAEVGR; encoded by the coding sequence GTGAGGGTCCTGTTCGACGTGACCCACCCGGCGCTCGTCCACCTGTTCGCCCCCGCAGCGACGGCGCTTGAGGACCGGAGCCACGACGTGAGCGTCGCCGCGCGGGAGAAGGACGTCACGACCGAGCTGCTCGACGCCGCCGACCTCCCGTACGTCGTCGCGTCCCGCGCGGGCTCGGGGCCGCTCTCGCGGGTCGGGGAGCTGATCGAGCGGACACGCGGCCTGACCGAGATCGCCCGCGAGGTTCGCCCGGACGTGGTCGTCAGCCAGGTCGATCCCGCGGCGGTCCACGCCGCCCGCCGCGTCGGCGCCCGTGCGGTGGTGTTCGACGACAGCGAGCACGAACGCGTCGCCGCCGCGCTCACCCACCGGTTCGCGGACGTCGTCTGTACGCCCGCGGGGTTCGACCGCGACGTGCCGAACCAGCGGCGCTACGACGGGTTCCACGAACTCGCCGCCCTCCACCCCGATCGGTTCGCGCCCGCCCCCGACGCGCTCCGCGACCACGGTGTCGACCCCGGTTCCCCCTACGCAGTCGTCCGGTTCGTCTCCTGGAGCGCCCACCACGACATCGGGCGCGGCGGCTTCTCGCTGGCGGGCAAGCGGCGGCTGGTGGACCGACTGGCCGACCACGGCTCGGTGTACGTCACCAGCGAGGCGCCGTTGCCCGACGACCTGGCCGAGTACGCCGCGCCCGTCCCGCCCGAAGCGATGCACGACCTGCTGGCGTTCGCGGACTGCTACGTCGGCGACTCACAGACGATGGCGACCGAGGCAGCCGTGCTCGGCACGCCGGCGGTCCGGACCAACGCGTTCGTCGGCGACGGCGACATGAGCAACTTCCGGGAGCTGGAGCAGGAGTACGGGCTGTTGCGCTCGTTCGCCGAGGAGGCGGACGCCGTCGACTGTGCCGTCCAGTTCCTGCGGTCGCCGCCCACCGAGACGATGGAACGCCGGCGGCAGCGCCTGCTCGACGCGAAAACCGACGTGACCGCGTTCCTCATCGACGTGATCGAGGAGCAGGCCGCTTCGGCGGGCGTCGACACTGGGGAGAAAAGCGAGCCGGCGACGGATCCCGCAGCCGACGGCGATCGCCCGGCGGAGGTGGGGCGATGA
- a CDS encoding MoaD/ThiS family protein: MAEIKVPAVLGEGGTETVDVEGETVADLFENHADEHGPALRDSVIEDGAIKEFINVYVDGSEVDGLDTAVDDDSRVRVIPAASGGR, encoded by the coding sequence ATGGCCGAAATCAAGGTTCCTGCAGTGCTCGGCGAAGGCGGGACGGAGACCGTCGACGTCGAGGGCGAGACGGTCGCGGACCTGTTCGAGAACCACGCCGACGAACACGGGCCGGCGCTCCGGGACAGCGTGATCGAGGACGGCGCGATCAAGGAGTTCATCAACGTCTACGTCGACGGGAGCGAGGTCGACGGGCTCGACACCGCGGTCGACGACGACAGCCGCGTACGCGTGATCCCCGCCGCCAGCGGCGGCCGGTAG
- a CDS encoding nucleotide sugar dehydrogenase: MAEPNPDVPAPAAATRPRRAVVVGVGTVGLHRALSLDDAGLEVTAYDVDQSVVDDYRQGIDATGSVGDDRIAGSDCTFTADPGCIENADVVFVAVPTRYDDGTTLPTVRAAAGTVGDRLTPGTTVVLESTVPPGGVTAVFTPALDAAASPDAGEGFDVAYSPVRLSPGEQHTRTKLVAAERAPVARAVARLFERTYDSVHVVADPATAAAAKCVENVYRDVNVALVNELAAGLDALDLDADRVLDAAATKWNVPRFRPGLVGGTCLPDDPKLFADSVAAAGGSTPLIHTARGINDAVPARVADRTVDALATRQCAREPAERPGEDPGIAADGSGGTAAASAPPPDPPTVLLLGLAYKPDVADLSGSEAAAVASELDVLGVDVVGYDPLVDAERAAEAFPFPIRTGRPFEDVDGVTVLVGHSPFEGLMLSDVAVEGDPPAVVDVPGVFDPEPDTDVVYRRP; encoded by the coding sequence ATGGCTGAACCGAACCCGGACGTACCCGCGCCGGCGGCGGCCACGCGTCCACGGCGGGCCGTCGTCGTCGGGGTCGGGACCGTCGGTCTCCACCGCGCGCTATCGCTCGACGACGCGGGACTCGAAGTCACCGCCTACGACGTCGACCAGTCGGTCGTCGACGACTACCGCCAGGGGATCGACGCCACGGGCAGCGTCGGCGACGACCGGATCGCCGGGAGCGACTGCACGTTCACCGCCGACCCCGGCTGTATCGAGAACGCCGACGTGGTGTTCGTCGCGGTCCCGACACGGTACGACGACGGGACGACGCTCCCGACGGTCCGCGCAGCGGCGGGGACCGTCGGCGACCGACTCACACCCGGGACGACCGTCGTCCTCGAGTCGACTGTTCCGCCGGGCGGGGTGACAGCGGTGTTCACCCCGGCGCTCGACGCGGCGGCTAGCCCCGACGCCGGCGAGGGGTTCGACGTGGCCTACTCGCCGGTCAGGCTCTCGCCGGGCGAGCAGCACACCCGGACGAAGCTCGTCGCGGCCGAGCGGGCACCGGTCGCGCGGGCGGTGGCGCGGCTGTTCGAGCGGACGTACGACTCGGTCCACGTCGTCGCGGACCCCGCGACCGCGGCGGCCGCGAAATGTGTCGAGAACGTCTACCGCGACGTGAACGTCGCGCTCGTGAACGAGCTCGCTGCGGGGCTGGACGCGCTGGATCTCGACGCCGACCGCGTGCTCGACGCCGCGGCGACGAAGTGGAACGTCCCCCGCTTCCGCCCCGGGCTCGTCGGCGGCACCTGCCTCCCTGACGATCCGAAGCTGTTCGCCGACAGCGTGGCCGCGGCGGGCGGCTCGACGCCGCTGATCCACACCGCCCGCGGGATCAACGACGCGGTCCCCGCACGCGTCGCGGACCGGACCGTCGACGCGCTCGCGACACGGCAGTGCGCACGCGAGCCCGCCGAGCGGCCGGGGGAGGACCCCGGGATCGCCGCCGACGGCTCCGGTGGCACGGCCGCGGCCAGCGCCCCACCGCCGGACCCGCCGACGGTCCTGCTGCTCGGGCTGGCGTACAAGCCCGACGTGGCCGACCTCTCGGGGAGCGAGGCCGCGGCCGTCGCGTCCGAGCTTGACGTGCTCGGGGTCGACGTCGTCGGCTACGACCCGCTGGTCGACGCCGAGCGCGCGGCGGAGGCGTTCCCGTTCCCGATCCGGACGGGGCGGCCGTTCGAGGACGTCGACGGCGTGACCGTACTGGTCGGCCACAGCCCGTTCGAGGGGCTGATGCTCTCTGACGTGGCCGTCGAGGGGGACCCTCCGGCGGTCGTGGACGTCCCCGGCGTGTTCGACCCCGAACCGGACACCGACGTCGTCTACCGACGCCCCTGA
- a CDS encoding glycosyltransferase family 2 protein, producing MYRNNAVAVVVPAHNEAQFVGDVVAGIPAFVDRVYVVDDASSDGTSAAALAPVSPTDRGDEFDPSQHPRLAPRVAEATRRGRVVVLRHGENRGPGGAVATGYLAALSGNAELVATIDGDGQMDTAALSRFLDPLVEGDADYATGTRLQEGAHAREMPAFRLFGNRLLTLLCRLSSGYRTLTDPVNGYTAVTRGALAAIDPESSYEGYGYGTEILARLHADGRRVVDVPHASRYGDEESGIDYRRYATRVSVLLLRTFAWRLSREWLGVGGSQHRGTPSDPGWEL from the coding sequence ATGTACCGGAACAACGCGGTCGCAGTCGTCGTGCCCGCCCACAACGAGGCCCAGTTCGTCGGCGACGTCGTCGCCGGGATCCCGGCGTTCGTCGACCGCGTCTACGTCGTCGACGACGCGTCGAGTGACGGCACCAGCGCTGCCGCGTTGGCTCCCGTCTCACCGACCGACCGGGGCGACGAGTTCGATCCGTCACAGCACCCGCGCCTCGCACCCCGCGTCGCCGAGGCCACCCGTCGGGGCCGCGTGGTCGTGCTCCGGCACGGCGAGAACCGCGGGCCGGGCGGCGCCGTCGCGACCGGCTACCTCGCGGCGCTGTCGGGCAACGCGGAGCTCGTCGCCACGATCGACGGCGACGGGCAGATGGACACCGCAGCGCTGTCCCGCTTTCTCGACCCACTGGTCGAGGGCGACGCCGACTACGCCACGGGAACCCGGCTCCAGGAGGGCGCCCACGCCCGCGAGATGCCCGCGTTCAGACTGTTCGGCAATCGCCTGCTGACGCTGCTCTGCCGACTCTCGTCGGGCTACCGGACGCTAACCGACCCGGTGAACGGCTACACCGCCGTCACCCGCGGCGCGCTGGCGGCGATCGACCCCGAGTCGAGCTACGAGGGGTACGGCTACGGGACGGAGATCCTCGCGCGGCTCCACGCCGACGGTCGTCGGGTCGTCGACGTGCCCCACGCGAGCCGGTACGGCGACGAGGAGAGCGGGATCGACTACCGGCGGTACGCCACGCGGGTTTCCGTGCTGCTGCTCCGGACGTTCGCGTGGCGGCTCTCACGGGAGTGGCTGGGCGTCGGCGGGAGCCAGCACAGAGGGACACCGAGCGACCCGGGGTGGGAGCTGTGA
- a CDS encoding PLP-dependent cysteine synthase family protein, whose protein sequence is MSDPTVDESTIGGTPLVELAVDVPATVYGKAEWFNLYAAEYGGGSVKSRIAREMLDGAETRGDLDGDRTVIEPSSGNTGSELARVATARGYDVEIVVPDNASGGKLDAIRDAGAEIHVVDADLGYDAVIERCEELIAEHPDRYYRPNQYENPDNPGAHERTTAPEIYEATDGEVTHFVAGVGTGGTVTGTGRGLHDRGDVDVIGFEPANPLHAIDGLKYLRSGDHYHPGTYDEAVLDDKLYVDTEAAYERARELRDRFQDREIPIRDTGQHDESTVREHLRVDGQFVVGTSSGAGVQAVHQLHEEDGLDADSVVVIPLCDRGDKYADIPLWEAYLDGEN, encoded by the coding sequence ATGTCCGATCCCACGGTCGACGAGTCCACCATCGGCGGGACGCCGCTGGTGGAACTCGCCGTCGACGTGCCAGCGACCGTCTACGGCAAAGCCGAGTGGTTCAACCTCTACGCCGCGGAGTACGGCGGCGGCTCGGTGAAGTCCCGGATCGCCCGCGAGATGCTCGACGGCGCCGAGACACGCGGCGACCTCGACGGCGACCGTACCGTGATCGAACCGTCCAGCGGCAACACCGGCAGCGAACTCGCCCGGGTCGCAACCGCGCGGGGGTACGACGTGGAGATCGTCGTCCCCGACAACGCCAGCGGCGGGAAACTCGACGCGATCCGGGACGCCGGGGCGGAGATCCACGTCGTCGACGCCGACCTGGGGTACGATGCGGTGATCGAGCGCTGCGAGGAGCTGATCGCCGAGCACCCCGACCGCTACTACCGGCCGAACCAGTACGAGAACCCCGACAACCCCGGCGCCCACGAGCGCACGACCGCGCCGGAGATCTACGAGGCGACCGACGGCGAGGTGACCCACTTCGTCGCCGGCGTCGGCACCGGCGGTACTGTCACCGGGACGGGACGCGGGCTCCACGACCGCGGCGATGTGGACGTAATCGGCTTCGAGCCGGCGAACCCGCTGCACGCGATTGACGGGCTGAAGTATCTTCGCTCGGGCGATCACTACCACCCCGGGACGTACGACGAGGCGGTGCTCGACGACAAGCTGTACGTCGACACCGAGGCCGCCTACGAGCGCGCCCGCGAGCTCCGCGATCGGTTCCAGGACCGCGAGATCCCCATCCGGGACACGGGCCAGCACGACGAATCGACCGTGCGGGAACACCTTCGCGTCGACGGCCAGTTCGTCGTCGGCACCTCCAGCGGCGCGGGCGTGCAGGCGGTCCACCAACTCCACGAGGAGGACGGGCTCGACGCCGACAGCGTGGTCGTGATCCCGCTCTGTGACCGCGGGGACAAGTACGCCGACATCCCGCTCTGGGAGGCGTACCTGGACGGCGAGAACTGA
- a CDS encoding glycosyltransferase translates to MRVLQLVPSADSTAYRGQVRALRAHGVDCATLAVPGDHVPGERSRSPREYLRHLASAFRVRGEFDVVHANQGVVAPTALALAGLPTVVSLWGSDLYGTLGPVSRACARLADGVVVMSTAMAAELGTDCRVIPHGVDTERFRPGNPQTARAELGWDDGHHVLFPYARERTVKNYPRAERIVDAAADRLDADVSLHAVTGVPHERMPTYFVAADALLLPSDHEGSPNAVKEALACNLPVVSTPVGDVPERLDGVTPSETAATDTGLAAALADVLARGERSNGREQVRALTRDRTARELAAVYREVLDG, encoded by the coding sequence ATGCGCGTGCTGCAGCTGGTCCCCAGTGCCGACTCCACCGCCTACCGGGGACAGGTGCGCGCGCTCAGGGCGCACGGCGTCGACTGTGCGACGCTCGCGGTGCCCGGCGACCACGTCCCGGGCGAGCGGTCACGCTCCCCACGGGAGTACCTCCGTCACCTCGCGAGCGCGTTCCGTGTCCGCGGGGAGTTCGACGTGGTGCACGCGAACCAGGGGGTCGTCGCGCCGACGGCGCTCGCGCTCGCGGGGCTCCCGACGGTCGTCTCGCTGTGGGGGTCCGACCTCTACGGCACGCTCGGCCCGGTGAGCCGCGCCTGCGCCCGACTGGCCGACGGGGTCGTCGTGATGTCGACGGCGATGGCCGCGGAACTGGGGACGGACTGCCGGGTGATCCCCCACGGCGTCGACACCGAACGATTTCGGCCCGGAAACCCGCAGACAGCGCGAGCGGAACTGGGCTGGGACGACGGCCACCACGTCCTCTTCCCGTACGCTCGCGAGCGAACGGTGAAGAACTACCCGCGGGCCGAGCGGATCGTCGACGCCGCTGCGGATCGACTGGACGCGGACGTGTCGCTCCACGCGGTCACGGGCGTCCCCCACGAGCGGATGCCGACGTACTTCGTCGCCGCCGACGCGCTGCTGCTGCCCTCGGACCACGAAGGGTCGCCGAACGCGGTGAAGGAGGCGCTGGCCTGCAACCTCCCGGTGGTTTCGACCCCCGTCGGCGACGTGCCCGAACGCCTCGACGGCGTCACTCCATCCGAGACGGCCGCGACCGACACGGGCCTCGCGGCCGCGCTCGCGGACGTGCTCGCCCGGGGCGAGCGCTCGAACGGCCGCGAGCAGGTTCGGGCGCTGACCCGGGACCGCACCGCCCGCGAACTGGCCGCGGTGTACCGCGAGGTGCTGGATGGGTAG